One genomic window of Mus caroli chromosome 12, CAROLI_EIJ_v1.1, whole genome shotgun sequence includes the following:
- the LOC110307056 gene encoding cytochrome c oxidase assembly protein COX16 homolog, mitochondrial isoform X2, which produces MIAPAVLRALRKNKTLRYGVPMLLLVVGGSFGLREFSQIRYDAVTIKIDPELEKKLKVNKITLESEYEKIKDSTFENWKNIRGPRPWEDPQLLQGRNPETLKPKTT; this is translated from the exons ATGATTGCGCCCGCTGTGTTGCGCGCTCTGCGTAAGAACAAGACCCTACGCTACGGAGTTCCCATGTTG TTGCTGGTTGTTGGAGGTTCTTTTGGTCTTCGTGAATTTTCACAAATCCGGTATGATGCTGTGACGATTAAG atTGATCCTGAATTGGagaaaaaattgaaagtaaataaaataactttagagTCAGAGTATGAG AAAATAAAGGACTCCACTTTTGAAAACTGGAAGAATATTCGAGGACCGAGGCCTTGGGAAGATCCTCAACTCCTCCAAGGACGAAACCCAGAAACTCTTAAGCCTAAGACAACCTGA